Proteins found in one Solirubrobacterales bacterium genomic segment:
- the rpsR gene encoding 30S ribosomal protein S18 encodes MGGPGAPGGGRRRPRGADRFRPRKYTRINVERIDYKDLGTIRRFISDRGKVRSRRVTGLSRRHQKQLALAVKRAREIALLPYVGER; translated from the coding sequence ATGGGGGGACCCGGGGCGCCCGGTGGAGGGCGCAGGCGGCCGCGCGGTGCAGACCGCTTTCGACCGCGCAAGTACACGCGGATCAACGTCGAGCGGATCGACTACAAGGACTTGGGCACGATCAGGCGCTTCATCTCCGACCGCGGCAAGGTCCGTTCGCGTCGCGTCACGGGTCTCTCGCGCCGCCATCAAAAGCAGCTCGCGCTGGCCGTGAAGCGGGCACGCGAGATCGCCCTGCTGCCCTACGTCGGCGAGCGGTAG